TCTTAGTTCTTGGCTTCACATTTTCCTTCACTGGAGAAGAATGTGTAGGGCTGACCAGCGGTGACGGAGTCTGATTGGCCCTGGGTGGCAGACAACACAACCCAGGGAGAAGCAGATTATGTGCCTTCTGGCGGCACCCACAGAGAGGATGCGTTAGCGCCAGGAGGGCGGGGTGTCTCAGCAGTTCCTGCAACGCTGCAGCTCGCCCCCGGGCCACCGGCTTCAACTCAAAAGTCCACTGCATCGGCCTCCACCCACGCCATCATGCCCACGCGCTTgagtgctgagttgctcagtcatgtccagctctttgcgaccccatggactgactgtatgtagcctgtcaggctcctctgtccatgggattctccatgcaaggatactggagagggttgccatttccttctccaggggaacttcccgatccagggatcaaacgtgagtcccttacatcttctgcactggcaggcaggttctttactacgaGCACCACCTGGAATAACACAAATCCCTGGGTTTCCTGCACAGGGAACCCGAACACTGTGAAGTTCCCGGCCCCATGCGGGGAGGGAGACTCAGCACGTGACCCCCAGGCCTGGCTCCATCCTCCGAGGGAGGCTGTGACTGAGCTGCACAGGAAACAGGTCACTTGCTGAGCCTGCCCAAGGGAAGCCGAGAACTGCAACCTGCAGGACGCATGGCCGGGGCTCGGGGAGGTGGGGTCTGGGCAcagtggggagaggcaggggaaGCAGGGAGCCTGGGCCCCCGCAGGACCCACAGAAGGAAGGACTTAGAACCTGAGGGGCGAGCAGGGCGCAGAGTCACAGAAGGAGGACTGGAGGGCCCATGGACACCTCGTTCAAAAGACAGAGAGGGACTGGACCACTCAAAGCCAAGACAAGTTCTCAGAAAGTGGAGAACGCCTGGGCGTGCTGTGTGGTGTAAGCTCTTAGCTGCTCCTCCCGCTCCCCAGGCTGCAGAGAAGGGGTCCAGTTTGTGAGCAGACTCAGTGGGtggctgtggggggtggggagaggggggtggACAGGAGGCGCAGGGAATCCTCTCTTTGCAAATGAATCTTGGCGGGAAGGGGTGGGAAAGGGAGGGGCCCTGGCAGGGCTGCCCCAGTCTCGGCTTTGCTGTCAACGTGGGGCTGAGACAAACGCAGggactattttaaagaaaaacctaTAAGGGTTGTGAACGGACCCGAAGGGGGAAATAGAGCAGAGAGAGAGGCCAGGATGACTGCAGGGCTTCCGACCtggtggatggggtgggaggacGATGTGAAGAATCAGACACTGACGGAGACGCGTGTGGGAACATGCCCCTGTAACTAGTGCCAGAGACCCCGGTGCCAATCCAGACAGGAGTGCGAACCCCAGCAGCGACACTGCGCCCATTACACGCGCTGAACTCCCGAGAAGCATGCTCTAGGCTTGGTGACAACAGCATCTTGTGAGCAAGAAGCGTCCTTCTGAACCGCGCCCCGAGCTGGGGATGGAGGGGGCGTTCGCGAGGCTGCGGCTCACTGTCCCGGTGGCTTTCAGGAGGTCCCCGTGAAGATCTCCTCTGACCTTCCAGACGTCTCCCCCTGTCTCTCAGGATGGACACCACGCGGCCAGAACCACCCACTATGGCTCCCTGCCCCAGAAGGCGCAGCACGGCCGGCCCCAAGACGAAAACCCCGTAGTGCACTTCTTCAAGAACATCGTGAGTGTCGGCGTGGGGCTGGGGAGTGGAGGGGtgcagggcgggggtgggggagggatgggtgAGAGGTGCCCGGCCATGCCCCTGCCCAGGAGAGCTTGTGTGTCCCCAGGTGACACAGCTCTAATCCAGGGGGTGGAGATCTGAGTATATCCCCGGGGGACTCTAAGCTCTGATCCACAAGGGGTCTGAGCACATCCCCAGGTGACAGCTCTAATCTATGGGAGGGGGGGTCTGAGAATATCCCCATGGGACACAGCTATAACCCTCAGGAGGGTGGTCAACTGGCTCACCAGTTGTAACAAATGGACCACACAGAAGCCAGGGGGTGGGCTGTGCAGAGGACAGTAGGTAATGACAATGCTCTGCAGTTACTGTGCAATTTTTCTAGAAACCTAGAACTggctctaaaaaaaataaagtcttaaaaacaaaagcaaaagcacaGGCTCTATTTATAGACCTCCTTTTTCATGACGATGAGGGCTTTAGGGACCACACACCTGAGGGCTTTCCTTTCGAGGCTCCTAGTACCTGGGGCCCGTGACTGCCGACCCCAGGGAGGGTCTCTGTGACGCTCGCCCTCTCCATCAGCATGTGACAGGGACTGTCCCTGGAGCGCCAGCCACAAGGGCTCTCCTCGCTGAGTGCAGGGCCCTGGGCCTGTTCACATCCTCCCAAACACTTTCCGAGTGTTCTGGACGATCCGGGTGCCACTGGGTGCTTTCAGATCCTCAAATCCTATGTTTCTCCCTCACCTGGTGTCCCAGAACAGGACACAGAACAGGGTCGCTAGGCAGAGACCGATGGGTGGCTTCTTACACCGTTGGTGCCAGACCCTCCCAGCAAGCAGCTCCCTCTAGCTGGGAACTGGAAACGAGCCGGGGGAACACAGGGGTGACAGGTGGCCACAGGAGGCCCTGTCGAGGCGGTCAGGGCGGCGGTGAAGGAGGGACCACGCCCCAGCTCCGCGTTCTCCTGTGTCTTTGCAGGTGACACCTCGCACACCTCCTCCATCGCAAGGAAAGGTAAGCGCTCTGCAGGCACCGAGCCGCCATCGCTTCACCCTCCCGGAGCCCCTAAATGGGCCAGACGGCgggctgggctctgggctccctCATTTCTCCCCAAAATGTTCTGCCACGTGGAGCCCACGCAGAACTAGAATGGGCTGAGAAACGCTTGCCCCAGGCAGATAGCACTCCAGTCCCCGCCCTGCCTGGATCGGAAGTCCTCCTGGGCGGCTCCGGGCGGCCGCGGCCACGCGCAGGGATGCGCTGTCTGATAAAACCGGTTTCCTGCCTCAGCTCAGCGCTGCTCTGACCGTGCCTCCTGCTGTGAGAAAGAGCGCCGGGCCTGCACTGACCCCTGtgtcactttctctttctcttcctcacgCAGGGGCGAGGACTGTCCCTCAGCAGATTTAGCTGGGTAGGTGCCGAgcgccccgccctcccctcccctcccccgtcctcccctcccctcccccgtcccctCCCTCTCGGAGGCTCCCGCGTCCACGTTCCTTCCATCCTCCCGCTTTTGCCCCAGCTGCTTCCCCCCACAGCAGGCCCTTCCTTCTAGCTCCGCCAGCGCTCCTGTTCCCTCGCCCCGGGGCCCACGCACCGAGGGGCTCCTAGGAGACTCTGCTGGACTCTCCCCAGGAAAGGAGGACCCCCGTCTTTGAGAAAGTTCCTGACTTCCTTCCAAAACGGTGGATGAGAAAGTCCAGTCCCTGCAGGCTGCCTGCGCACCTGTCCAAGTAGCTAACCCCACCCTGCCGGGTGTTGACATTCTGTTGAGAAACAATGATTCTGCTGACAAGACAAAAGGCtgctgagttcagttgctcagtttatAACAACCTAAGTGATCCAAAAGATTTTGGTTTGGGTTGTGATTTAGTCATAACTAAAGCTTAGATACCAAGCCATCCAGAAAAACCTTTTTAGGAATTTCTGAGAACAAAATGTCCATGAAAATTTTAAAGGGCTCACTTGTTCAGCTTCTAGTAAAATTTGGTGTCTACACCAACTTCTAATGCTGATCTGTATTTTAACCAAATTACCTTCTagtaaaggcttccctggtggctcagtggtaaagaacctgcctcccagtgcaggttctttaccactcaggttggatccctgggtctcaggaagatcccctgggggagggcgtggcaaccccctccagtattcttgcttggagaaccccatggacagaggagcctggtgggctcccatccaaggggtctcagagagttggacacaactaaggaaCCAAACAGCAGTATTTACCAGTAAATATTAGATACAGTTTTTACTTGATCAGATTTCCAGAATAAAAAGAGGCCCACTAACCTCTAGGCTGGGAACTGTGTCTGTCTTGGAGACAGAAACACATTCTCCAGTGTCCTTGGAGACACAAGATGTCTCTCCCACAGAGCCTGCATCTCAGTGATGCACGGTTAGTAGGCAACACagaaatgaatgcatgaatttagagagaaagaaagaagaaagggaagagggaagaagaaggaaggaaggaaggaaggggaaggggggaggagggaggggaaggggggaggaGGGACTGCAGTACTGGAGAAGTACCGCACAATTCGGTAAAGCAATTACCCGTCAACagaaagtaaatacatttttaaaaagaaggaaggagggagggaggcgtcCGCCctcagagaaaaggcagaggaagcttCCGGGAACCGTTCCAACACATGATGACTGCAGTGTGAACTGAGAGGTTGCTGGGACATTCATACAGATACACGTGAGCCTATTTCCGATCTGATGAATTTGCAAAGAGTGCCGATGACGTAGAGAACTGACTCGGGCCAGCAGCCACAGACAATTAATGAGAGACTTCTTGTGCCAGCAGGAGAAAAAGGTGACACTGAGGAATGAAATCcatttctgacccagaaatcttCCTTCAGTAACTACTCGACCTGCCTCGTAGCTTTCTAGGCGTGGTGGACCAGGGCAGAGCCGCTGATGACCGGGAGTGATGGGGGAGGAGaccttctttcttccctgtcGGTTAAGGCCCCTCCAACCCGGCAGCTAATAGAATGGCTTTGCATGCCTCTCCATGTCTCCATTTTTGTTCCCACTAACccgttaattttctcttttttccaaagcaaaattCTGCTCTGTGTTCCGTGAGTCGGTCTGTTGGTTTCCGAGAACCGCATGACTGTCTTCGTTTGGAGATCCTGAAAATTTCACGAGTTTTCTAACTATGTTGTATGTTTTTCTGGCAAATTCTAGGTTGTCCAAAGATACAAGTGACCAAAAATTTGAAAGGAGAAAATTAAGCAGATTATCAATCTGAAAACCAATCCTTGAATTTTATTCTCAGAAGCACTTTATTCTGGAGAAAATCAACAGAGTTAGAGCATGACAGGCTCGCGTGGGACAGTGCGGCTTTTTCCCATGCTGGTCTATCCTTCGGCACAGCTCTCTTTAACTGTCCTTGGCCCTGAGACCCTGACCAAGGGGGTGTGTCCCTGGAAACTGTGGGTGCGAGGGCAGCAGTGGGCGCCCCTCGTGTGTAGTGCCCAAGATTCGCACACTCGACACCCCTTGAGACCAGATTTTCACGTGAAAGTGGTTGCCTCATTCTGAGTGGCCAGCATTTTCCCAGCATCTGTTTCTGGCTGAAAGCAAAGGAACCCACAGAAGTAgcgctggggcggggcggggggagggtgggggcctAGACAGGTGGCCCTGGCCCAGCTTCAGTCCAAACACGAGAGAGCTGGCCTGCAAGATCCTTGAAGCTCCTGGAGCCCACCTCCAGCACTTCTGAACCAGAGGGATGGACTCTATGCTTCCCGAGCTCCCTCCAGCCCCACAGCAGCCTCCTGAAACTGAAAAGGACCACAGGCTGAGGCCAAGGGCTGCTTCCCAAGCTCCCTCCAGCCCCACAACACCCTCCTGAAACTGAAAACAACCACAGGCTGAGGGCCAAGGGCTCTAGAGCTCGATCAGAGATGGTTTTACTTCATTTGTAGAATTCTCAGGAGAGGCCCAGGCAGAGATAGTCCCGCTTCTTGTTGGCAAAATGTAAAGTGAGATCCCAGAGCCTGTCTGTTGCATGAGATCTGAGTGAGGGACGTGCACCCCAAGGCGCTAACATCTGAGCCCCAGAGTCCCCCTTCCTTCCCGCGCTCACAGTGCAGGGTCCCTTTGAAACTAGAGCTTATACGAGTGCAAACTGGCCCCAGAGACACACGCCTTTACATTGCAGTAACTGTGTGTCGTTGCTACCTGCAGGAGGCTAGCTTTCTCCATCTTCCCCGAAGTGAGAGGGGTCCCCCCCAGAGAAGCTGGAGGCGGAGGTGCGGGCTGCCTGAGGAGCCCCCTCTGCAAGCTTGAGAGTTCAGAGCCACAGGCTCCAGTCTCAGAGCAGGTCGTCCATCATCTCATCTCCctgttacagaagaggaaactgaagctcagagagcttCCGACAGTTGCCCgaagtcacacagccagggagTGGGGTTGCTGAGACCCACCCCGGTTGCCAGCCCTGGGACGGTGCCCAGGTGCACAGCTGGGGAACATggcttcccatcccacccctctccctctgtgGTCACCAGCCCGCAGCCCTGAGCCCCTGGAAGAATCCTGGTCCATCCACACTCAGGGCACCCACGGCGCAGCCAGGGGAGCTGGTTCTGGCCTGCAAGAGGCCTCTCCTAGCTGGAGAGCTGGGCATTGTGTCTTTGCCCTTTAAAAATGGATGAGCCCCCAATTCCCCAAGTGTGAAGGCTGCTGAGCCCCGGGGGAGCTGGCATGAAGGGTCTGTGCCAAGGGCCAGAACAACCCTGGGGCCGGGCGTTGTCTCTTGGGGTCCTGTCAGGGGCGTGGCCTCGCCCACCCTTCTCCAGCACAGTCCCAGCGCCCCTCCCCCCAGTGCGTGCAGATGAAGACTCTGGAGAGTGTATGTGACTCTGGCTGATCCACCCTGGGACCCGCTCGGCCAGGAGAAGGGCAGACGCTGCCGCAGGGACGGTCCCACCCCCCGCCGGAGGCACCGGGTGCCCAGTGTGTCGCCGAGCGGCCGCTGAGGCCGGATGGATGTGGACCGGGGCAGGGCCACGGGCCGTGGGCACAGACCGCGAGCCTCACCCTCTCTTGCAGGGGGCTGAGGGCCAGAAGCCAGGATTCGGCTATGGAGGCAGAGCATCTGACTACAAATCGGCTCACAAGGGACTCAAGGGGCATGACGCCCAGGGCACGCTTTCCAGAATCTTCAAGCTGGTAATGTACCTTCTCCACATGGGAGGCGCTGGGAGGGGTCCGGGGATGAGTCTGGGACGGCCTGGGGATGCCAGTCTCCAGCCCCTCCACCTGCCGCTTCTCAGGAGTTGCTCCTGCGCATCCCAGCCCTGCCAGGTGGCCGTTTCTGCAGAGCTCACCTGAGCAGGTGCTCTACCAGGTGCTAGGCCAGGGTTCCTCGGGAGCTTGAGGACAAGAGGGGTCGTGCTGGACCCCGAGAGGCTCAGGGGCCTGGAGGGCACCAACCCATCTGGAAGGTCAGGTGGCTCCCTGGCCGGGGCAGCAGCACTTTGGGCCCTGAGGGTGACGGGAgggaagatggctggatggcaacagaCCCTGGGAGCCTCAGGCATCTGTCCTGCTGATTCACACTGGAGCTACACGTCAGGTCCCCCGGCCTCCCTGAGGCTTCGTCTCTCCTCTGTGAGTCGGGGGGATGTGTGGGGAGCTGCTCTGACAGGAGGGCTACCGTGCTGTCTGCCCAGCTCCCTGCCCAGACCCCCTCAAAACAGCCGGATCACAGTGACACGTCAGCCCTGCTCAGAAACCTGAGATCTCAGGAGGGGCTGATGGGGACAAGGCACAGAGTCCCCAGGCCTGAGCAGACGGAGGACGGAAGGGAAGGCTCTGGACTCGGGAGGGGCAGACCCCAGGCAGTAACCCCTCACCCCAGGCCCCTCAGACTCCTTCCTCCCACAGCTACAAGCAGGCAGAGCTGTCCTGAGGTGAGAGGGATGGTGTCCCAGGTCCAGCGGCCAAGCTCACCTGGGAGGAGATGGAACACCCTGGAGACAGAGGCCCTGGAGCCAGGACGCCCAAGGGCTGGTCCAGGCTCTAGTCTCCTCAGACAGAGTAGACACGGCTGCCCCAGTGGGCAGGGCCCAAATGCCCAGACAGTCCTCGAGAAGGTGGAAAGGAGCAGCAGGCTTAGAGCTGGAGGGGCTCGGGAGCTGAGATGAGCCTGTGGAGCCACAGCAAGCCTCTCGAGCAGTTGAGGCCATTTCCACAAAGATTCGAGGCTCCTGGGGGGCCTTTCATCCCTGATAATGGAACCACATTTGCACGGCGGCCTGGCAGGAAGGAACAAACGTCACCAAATCCCAATCCCACTGGTTTTCTCATTAGAGCATCAGCCCAGCCACTAGTTTCACTGACTCTTGACCCAAATGAGGCCATGACTTCCCTGCTGATGTCCAGCTACAACTGCAGTCCTGACTCTTACAAGGGTCCGGTCAACTCCCCTTCCAGCTGGAAGACGTGTCATGAGGAAGACAGACACCAGCAAGGAAAGACACAGTCCGTGTGCTAAAGGAGGAGCGGCCGCGTGAGGACGTGGCACTCACAGTGCCCTCAGGGCCGCAGGACCGCCCTGCACCCTCGGGCATCGCGGTGCCGGCGTCGCTGCCGTGCTCTCACCCCACGCGGCAGCTTCTTCCACCCGTGCCCCGGGCCAGTGGCCCCCCGGGGGAGACCTGTGTTTCCATGGACTCCTGTCCCAGGTGTCCGTGGTCTTGGATGAGACCAGGAGTGCCTCCCGAGGCTCACCCGCTGGCTTACTGCAGGTCACAGCGTGATTTCACCTGAGAAGGTCCTGTGGTCTGTGGCGAGGCTATGCCACCAGGAGACCAACAGCCCCACGCGCCCCGTCCACGGGCTCAGGCCCCACCAGCAAAGCGTGATGGCTCCTCAACCCCACTCACCTCTGACCTGCAGAAGAGTGCTTCCTGCTGAGCTCGTTGAAACGTCGCGATTTTACAACTTACGGTGAAATGGTTTGGTCGGGAACACAAAGACTCGTAGGTTGGTCACCTAACTAATTCTGCATCAAGTCCCGTGTGTGTGTGGCACGTCCAGCGGTCGGGGTACACAGACGGCCGCGACAGACACAGCGACCTAGGCCCTGAAAGGTGCTGGACTCTGAAGGTGACGAGAAGCAGGACTCAGCTTTGAGGAGACTCAGTCTCTTCAGCAAGACATTTAAATACATGAAGTGAGCGGTGAGTGACCCACTGCTAAGTTGGCTGGTGTCAGACTCAATGTGGGCAGGACTCAGTCTTCAAAATATTGATCCTGAGGCAAATCTGATAAGGAGATAAATACTATCCCAAATGTCCAAGAAACAGAGAGCCTTACGATATACGTGTCTTGATTCTGAAATGAGACGGCGATGACGCATGTCCTGGCGGGGCTCTGGGTCTAAACCCAGAGCTGCGGTGTTTCCATCAGGTCACCTGCAGtgtccagaccatttctgatTCCCCAAGACTTCTGGACCAGAGCGACCAAGGGCAAAACCCAGATGTCTGCAGTTGGGACGATGTCCATCCTCATCAGAGTTTCTAACACCAGCTCACCTCTGCTGGCTGACTTTGGGGAAgtgactcaacctctctgaggAGCTTCAGCTCCTTCAACTAGCAAACAGGGATGCTAAGAACAT
The Ovis aries strain OAR_USU_Benz2616 breed Rambouillet chromosome 23, ARS-UI_Ramb_v3.0, whole genome shotgun sequence genome window above contains:
- the MBP gene encoding myelin basic protein isoform X4, with product MAAQKRPSQRSKYLASASTMDHARHGFLPRHRDTGILDSLGRFFGSDRGAPKRGSGKDGHHAARTTHYGSLPQKAQHGRPQDENPVVHFFKNIVTPRTPPPSQGKGAEGQKPGFGYGGRASDYKSAHKGLKGHDAQGTLSRIFKLGGRDSRSGSPMARR
- the MBP gene encoding myelin basic protein isoform X1; its protein translation is MAAQKRPSQRSKYLASASTMDHARHGFLPRHRDTGILDSLGRFFGSDRGAPKRGSGKVPWLKQSKSPLGPHARSPPGLCNMYQDGHHAARTTHYGSLPQKAQHGRPQDENPVVHFFKNIVTPRTPPPSQGKGRGLSLSRFSWGAEGQKPGFGYGGRASDYKSAHKGLKGHDAQGTLSRIFKLGGRDSRSGSPMARR